In Gemmata obscuriglobus, a single genomic region encodes these proteins:
- a CDS encoding NAD(P)-dependent oxidoreductase, whose translation MQIPVAQPGKTRIGWIGTGVMGRWMCQHAMTSGYSATVYNRSADKAQPLVDAGAKLADSPKAVAEQADIVFAIVGFPKDVREVFLGADGALAGAKPGTVLVDMTTSEPSLAKEIYEAAKAKGVAALDAPVSGGDVGAKNAALSIMIGGDKEVVDAVQPVFACMGKTIVHQGAPGAGQHTKMVNQILISSNMIAVCEGLLYGYKAGLDLETVFKSVSVGAAGSKALEVLGPRMLARNFEPGFYVEHFIKDMGIALAEAEKMNLSLPGLGLAKQLYEAVRAQGYGRKGTHALLMALETLNGIKR comes from the coding sequence ATGCAAATTCCAGTCGCGCAACCCGGAAAAACCCGCATCGGCTGGATCGGCACCGGCGTGATGGGCCGGTGGATGTGCCAGCACGCCATGACGAGCGGCTATTCGGCCACGGTGTACAACCGCTCGGCGGACAAGGCGCAGCCGCTCGTAGACGCCGGCGCGAAGCTGGCTGATAGCCCGAAGGCGGTGGCGGAGCAAGCGGACATCGTGTTCGCGATCGTCGGGTTCCCGAAGGACGTGCGGGAGGTGTTCCTGGGTGCCGACGGCGCACTCGCGGGTGCGAAGCCGGGCACGGTGCTGGTGGACATGACCACCTCGGAGCCGTCGCTGGCGAAGGAGATTTACGAGGCGGCGAAGGCGAAGGGCGTGGCGGCGCTGGACGCCCCGGTGAGCGGCGGCGACGTGGGCGCGAAGAACGCGGCCCTGTCGATCATGATCGGCGGGGACAAGGAGGTGGTGGACGCCGTTCAGCCGGTGTTCGCGTGCATGGGGAAGACGATCGTTCACCAGGGCGCGCCGGGTGCCGGCCAGCACACCAAGATGGTGAACCAGATCCTGATCTCGTCGAACATGATCGCGGTGTGCGAGGGGCTGCTGTACGGCTACAAGGCGGGCCTGGACCTGGAGACGGTGTTCAAGAGCGTGAGCGTGGGCGCGGCCGGGAGCAAGGCGCTGGAGGTGCTGGGGCCGCGGATGCTGGCCCGCAACTTCGAGCCGGGCTTCTACGTCGAGCACTTCATCAAGGACATGGGCATCGCCCTGGCGGAAGCCGAGAAGATGAACCTGTCCCTGCCGGGGCTGGGGCTGGCGAAGCAGCTCTACGAAGCCGTTCGCGCGCAGGGCTACGGCCGCAAGGGCACCCACGCATTGCTGATGGCGCTAGAGACGCTCAACGGGATCAAACGTTAG
- a CDS encoding lipase family alpha/beta hydrolase encodes MTANDIPQLGAPIVLVHGLCGYDRVTAFGRPLKDYFPGIRPQLEASGNRVLMPRLSCTRGVAERAGELKRYLLANVPSGPVHLIGHSMGGLDARYMISHLGMADRVRTLTTVGTPHRGSPFADWGLKRFGGLLAPFFQLLGLSTQAFFDLTSAVCARFNATVRDVPGVRYFSVAGVCDGPLLGSGWRLPHEIVRRAEGANDGVVSVASATWGEHTDVWDGDHLNLVNWPNREARKRGVWDSLAPDYGRIIRRIATVE; translated from the coding sequence GTGACCGCAAACGACATTCCGCAACTCGGTGCGCCGATCGTGCTCGTCCACGGGCTGTGCGGCTACGACCGCGTGACGGCGTTCGGCCGCCCGTTGAAGGACTACTTCCCCGGCATCCGCCCGCAGCTCGAAGCCAGCGGCAACCGCGTTCTGATGCCGCGTCTGAGCTGCACCCGCGGCGTCGCTGAACGGGCGGGCGAGCTGAAACGGTATCTGCTCGCAAACGTCCCGAGCGGGCCGGTCCACCTGATCGGTCACAGCATGGGCGGGCTGGACGCCCGGTACATGATCAGCCACCTCGGAATGGCCGACCGGGTGCGGACGCTCACCACCGTCGGCACCCCGCACCGCGGCAGCCCGTTCGCGGACTGGGGTTTGAAACGGTTCGGCGGGCTCCTCGCCCCGTTCTTCCAGCTCCTCGGGCTGTCCACGCAAGCGTTTTTCGACCTCACCTCCGCTGTGTGCGCCCGGTTTAACGCCACGGTGCGCGACGTGCCGGGTGTGCGGTACTTTTCCGTGGCCGGCGTGTGCGACGGCCCGCTGCTCGGCTCCGGGTGGCGGCTGCCCCACGAGATCGTCCGCCGGGCGGAAGGGGCGAACGACGGGGTCGTATCGGTCGCATCGGCGACCTGGGGCGAACACACCGACGTGTGGGACGGCGACCATCTCAATCTGGTAAACTGGCCCAACCGTGAGGCGCGGAAGCGCGGGGTGTGGGACTCGCTCGCCCCGGACTACGGCCGCATCATCCGGCGCATCGCTACGGTTGAGTAG
- the floA gene encoding flotillin-like protein FloA (flotillin-like protein involved in membrane lipid rafts), which translates to MTLSTTLAPALALFAQFGKDAGKDGGPNNISTASIIIIVVALVAALIFVVFLFLFFSFIRLWIQALLTKADIGIGSLVGMKLRNVDYAMIVRQKIALVQAGVRVTTGELESHFLARGNVPKTATAVIAAHKAGLDLPWRTAAAIDLAGRDVLEAVRTSVNPKVIDCPDPAKGKQFLDAVCRNGIQLLAKARVTVRTKLERLVGGATEETIIARVGEGIVKAIGSAHDHKEVLANPGMISQTVLHNALDAQTAFEIVSIDIAHIEVGENIGAKLQADQAAADLRVAQAEAEKRRAAAVAREQEMRALVEENRAKVVEAEAQVPQAIADAFQKGNLGVMDFYNMKNVQSDTLMRNNIATMTGGAEGQSGSGR; encoded by the coding sequence GTGACGCTTTCGACGACGCTCGCGCCCGCCCTCGCCCTGTTCGCCCAGTTCGGCAAGGACGCGGGCAAGGACGGCGGGCCGAACAACATCAGCACCGCCAGCATCATCATCATCGTGGTGGCGCTGGTCGCGGCCCTCATCTTCGTGGTGTTCCTGTTCCTGTTCTTCAGCTTCATCCGGCTCTGGATCCAGGCGCTGCTCACGAAGGCCGACATCGGCATCGGGAGCCTCGTCGGGATGAAGCTGCGGAACGTCGACTACGCGATGATCGTGCGCCAGAAGATCGCGCTGGTGCAGGCCGGCGTGCGGGTCACCACCGGCGAACTCGAGTCGCACTTTTTGGCCCGCGGCAACGTGCCCAAGACCGCCACGGCGGTGATCGCGGCGCACAAGGCCGGCCTCGACCTGCCGTGGCGCACGGCCGCGGCCATCGACCTCGCCGGCCGCGACGTGCTGGAAGCGGTCCGCACGAGCGTGAACCCGAAGGTGATCGACTGCCCGGACCCCGCGAAGGGCAAGCAGTTCCTCGACGCCGTGTGCCGCAACGGCATTCAGCTCCTGGCGAAGGCCCGCGTGACCGTGCGGACGAAGCTGGAGCGGCTGGTCGGCGGGGCGACGGAAGAGACCATCATCGCCCGCGTCGGCGAGGGCATCGTGAAGGCGATCGGTTCCGCCCACGACCACAAGGAGGTGCTGGCGAACCCCGGCATGATTTCGCAGACCGTGCTGCACAACGCGCTCGACGCCCAGACCGCGTTCGAGATCGTCTCGATCGACATCGCGCACATCGAAGTCGGCGAGAACATCGGCGCGAAGCTCCAGGCCGACCAGGCCGCCGCCGACCTCCGGGTCGCGCAGGCCGAAGCCGAGAAGCGCCGCGCCGCCGCCGTCGCCCGCGAGCAGGAGATGCGCGCCCTCGTCGAGGAGAACCGCGCGAAGGTCGTGGAGGCCGAGGCACAGGTGCCGCAGGCCATCGCGGACGCGTTCCAGAAGGGGAACCTGGGCGTGATGGACTTCTACAACATGAAGAACGTGCAGTCCGACACGCTGATGCGGAACAACATCGCCACCATGACCGGCGGCGCCGAGGGGCAGAGCGGGTCGGGCCGTTAA
- a CDS encoding NfeD family protein produces MDYLTIALVLMALGAGLLLAEILIPTGGVLVVGALVFFALAVGVILYYGTTIEALVALGGLSVGLPAAGFVAVSAWRRMSLDNALDGSRTEAAAAAEPVLKGRTGRTVSPMRPSGSVEFDGKRVDAMTEGMMLGAGVWVRCVEVKGGKVIVRELESVPDVSDLEAAAPAAPINKPVAPASEQPRAAEPRKEEPTRPRDDFDDFDIGLDKI; encoded by the coding sequence ATGGATTACCTGACCATCGCACTCGTCCTGATGGCCCTCGGCGCGGGGCTGCTGCTCGCCGAGATCCTGATCCCGACCGGCGGCGTCTTGGTGGTCGGGGCGCTCGTTTTCTTCGCGCTCGCGGTCGGCGTCATCCTGTACTATGGCACCACCATTGAGGCGCTCGTCGCCCTCGGGGGCCTGTCGGTCGGGTTGCCGGCCGCGGGGTTCGTGGCGGTTTCGGCGTGGCGCCGGATGTCGCTCGACAACGCCCTCGACGGCTCTCGCACGGAGGCCGCGGCGGCCGCAGAACCGGTACTGAAGGGCCGGACCGGCAGAACCGTTTCCCCCATGCGCCCCTCGGGGTCGGTCGAGTTCGACGGGAAGCGCGTGGACGCGATGACCGAGGGCATGATGCTCGGCGCCGGCGTGTGGGTGCGGTGCGTGGAGGTGAAGGGCGGCAAGGTCATCGTCCGCGAGTTGGAGTCGGTGCCGGACGTGTCGGACCTGGAAGCGGCCGCCCCCGCCGCTCCCATCAATAAACCGGTAGCGCCGGCGAGCGAACAGCCCCGGGCGGCGGAGCCCAGAAAAGAAGAGCCGACGCGCCCGCGGGACGACTTCGACGACTTCGACATCGGCCTCGATAAGATTTGA
- a CDS encoding NfeD family protein: MRASLYRFTGLRALALVGLLLTAPAAVAQEAVRDAMFVTVQTPITSDTVARIENQVAARVNEKNEERRISTLVLDFNPDGKPALTPNFGPCADLAKFLSAPRLAGVRTVAFVRGTVSGHTVLPVIACKEVLMAKGAAVGPVAAEGVPPLDASEQVAYKTRFNRDDRWPVVQKMFDPKVSLVRGKDAKTGATRYADRNDEASLKQVVGVEQVTKVQDGQLATYPTDAAKSVGLADGTAESRAEVAELYNLPPAVINGDPLAGRVPDPYQWTLTGDVDGAMRESVNRVIRDVRKKKGNFLVLVLRCGGTDLDAARGLAEDLAAAQTGEDALQIVAFVPEAAPDAAAVVALGCSEIVMTKPTDAEAQEAEFGNFEQYLRTVKPSTRAAQAESLMALAAQRGYSPVLIQGLLDRETEVVRAKGKGNDRNKTRLFTREQFETEKKAGAWDEDKVVKPRTVPLKLTATLAAELGVARFLVPTTNVKDVCALYGVGEAKSPDPGILDRLAEFLRIPAVTIILVMIGFIGLILELKVPGLTVPGIVAALCFILVFWSQSRFSGEMFVLALLLFLLGLVLVGLEIFVLPGFGVCGISGILFMLAGLGVVTIDRVPQNSAEWVNLGVRISTYLFAMMGAMVAALLIGRFLPQVPYANRMMLSPPSDLPEAAEAQLPGASEAAELMGAIGTTSTALRPAGVVRFGEKFVDVVSDGGFVPGGARVQVIAVEGTRIVVKEV, encoded by the coding sequence ATGCGCGCATCTCTGTACCGCTTCACGGGGCTCCGGGCCCTGGCCCTCGTCGGGTTGCTCCTGACCGCCCCCGCGGCGGTCGCCCAGGAGGCGGTTCGTGACGCGATGTTCGTGACGGTCCAGACCCCGATCACCAGCGACACGGTCGCCCGCATCGAGAACCAGGTGGCGGCCCGGGTCAACGAGAAGAACGAGGAGCGCCGGATCTCCACCCTGGTGCTCGACTTCAACCCCGACGGGAAGCCCGCACTCACCCCCAACTTCGGCCCCTGCGCCGACCTGGCCAAGTTCCTCAGCGCCCCGCGGCTGGCCGGCGTGCGGACCGTGGCGTTCGTCCGCGGGACCGTCAGCGGGCACACCGTCCTCCCGGTCATCGCCTGCAAAGAGGTGCTGATGGCGAAGGGCGCGGCCGTCGGGCCGGTGGCCGCGGAAGGGGTGCCGCCGCTCGACGCGTCCGAACAGGTCGCGTACAAGACCCGGTTCAACCGCGACGACCGCTGGCCGGTGGTGCAGAAGATGTTCGACCCGAAGGTGTCGCTGGTGCGCGGCAAGGACGCGAAGACCGGCGCCACCCGCTACGCCGACCGCAACGACGAGGCGTCACTCAAACAGGTGGTCGGGGTCGAGCAAGTAACGAAGGTTCAGGACGGCCAGCTGGCGACCTACCCGACCGACGCCGCGAAGTCCGTGGGGCTGGCCGACGGCACCGCGGAGTCGCGCGCGGAGGTGGCCGAGCTGTACAACCTGCCGCCCGCGGTCATCAACGGCGACCCGCTCGCCGGGCGCGTCCCCGACCCGTACCAGTGGACCCTGACGGGCGACGTGGACGGGGCGATGCGGGAGTCGGTCAACCGGGTCATCCGCGACGTCCGCAAGAAGAAGGGGAACTTCTTGGTGCTGGTGCTGCGGTGCGGCGGCACCGACCTTGATGCCGCCCGCGGGCTGGCGGAGGATCTGGCCGCGGCCCAGACCGGCGAGGACGCGCTCCAGATCGTCGCGTTCGTCCCCGAGGCGGCGCCGGACGCCGCGGCGGTGGTCGCGCTGGGGTGCTCCGAGATCGTGATGACCAAGCCGACGGACGCCGAGGCGCAGGAGGCCGAGTTCGGCAACTTTGAGCAGTACCTGCGGACCGTCAAGCCGTCGACCCGCGCCGCGCAGGCGGAGAGCCTGATGGCCCTGGCCGCCCAGCGCGGCTACTCGCCGGTGCTGATCCAGGGGCTGCTCGACCGCGAGACCGAGGTCGTGCGGGCCAAGGGCAAGGGCAACGACCGCAACAAGACCCGCCTGTTCACGCGGGAGCAGTTCGAGACCGAGAAGAAGGCCGGCGCGTGGGACGAGGACAAGGTCGTCAAGCCGCGGACCGTGCCGCTGAAGCTGACCGCGACGCTCGCGGCCGAGCTGGGGGTGGCCCGGTTCCTGGTGCCGACCACTAACGTGAAGGACGTGTGCGCGCTGTACGGCGTCGGAGAGGCGAAGAGCCCGGACCCGGGCATCCTGGACCGGCTGGCCGAGTTCCTGCGCATCCCGGCGGTGACCATCATCCTGGTGATGATCGGCTTCATCGGGCTCATTCTGGAACTGAAAGTGCCGGGCCTGACGGTCCCCGGGATCGTCGCCGCGCTGTGCTTCATCCTGGTGTTCTGGTCGCAGTCCCGGTTCAGCGGGGAGATGTTCGTCCTGGCGCTGCTGCTGTTCCTGCTCGGGCTGGTGCTGGTCGGGCTGGAGATCTTCGTGCTGCCGGGGTTCGGGGTGTGCGGGATCAGCGGCATCCTCTTCATGCTCGCCGGGCTGGGCGTTGTCACCATCGACCGGGTGCCCCAGAACAGCGCGGAGTGGGTGAACCTGGGCGTGCGGATCTCGACCTACCTCTTCGCGATGATGGGCGCGATGGTGGCGGCGCTGCTGATCGGCCGGTTCCTGCCCCAGGTGCCGTACGCCAACCGGATGATGCTGAGCCCGCCGAGCGATCTGCCCGAGGCCGCCGAAGCGCAACTGCCCGGGGCCAGCGAGGCCGCCGAGCTGATGGGCGCGATCGGGACCACGAGCACCGCCCTGCGCCCGGCCGGGGTGGTGCGGTTCGGGGAGAAGTTCGTCGACGTGGTGTCCGACGGCGGGTTCGTCCCCGGCGGCGCCCGCGTTCAGGTGATCGCCGTCGAGGGCACCCGGATCGTGGTCAAGGAAGTCTGA
- a CDS encoding beta-ketoacyl-[acyl-carrier-protein] synthase family protein, protein MRRVVISGLGVVAPNGVGKDAFWQACVDGHSGIGPIRSFDASNHPIGVAGEVLDFDPEPFIPDKFRKSVKVMGRAARFGIGAAGLAVADSGLDLAAINPERLGVVMGTGLVPMDLGELAPLLARACQEDGEFDATKLPDPNRPDSPLFPLWLLKYLPNMAAAHISMAFNCQGPNNTVVTACVAGTQAVGEGFRLIARGDADVMLCGGADSRIDPLMLLAYTSLGTLSKSNGRAPEERSRPFDRLRDGFVISEGAAVLVLEDYERAKARNAPIYAEVKGWGSTFDAYSVTKPDPEGRGGARAIQAALTEAEVDFRDVGYINAHGTSTKLNDLMETAAVKRVFGDHAREVQLSSIKSMIGHSIGASGAIEAAALAMSLKTQVYPPTINLKNPDPGCDLDYIPNTAREARVRYGLSTSFGFGGQNGALVMAAV, encoded by the coding sequence ATGCGCAGGGTGGTAATCTCGGGCTTGGGCGTCGTGGCTCCGAACGGGGTCGGCAAAGACGCGTTTTGGCAAGCTTGCGTGGACGGGCACAGCGGGATCGGGCCGATCCGCTCGTTCGACGCCTCCAACCACCCGATCGGGGTGGCCGGTGAGGTATTGGACTTCGATCCCGAGCCGTTCATCCCCGACAAGTTCCGCAAGTCCGTCAAGGTGATGGGCCGGGCGGCGCGGTTCGGGATCGGCGCCGCGGGCCTGGCCGTCGCCGACAGCGGCCTCGACCTCGCGGCCATCAACCCGGAGCGGCTCGGGGTGGTGATGGGCACCGGGCTGGTGCCCATGGACCTGGGCGAGCTCGCGCCGCTGCTGGCCCGCGCGTGCCAGGAGGACGGCGAGTTCGACGCGACGAAGCTCCCGGACCCGAACCGGCCGGACTCGCCGCTGTTCCCGCTGTGGCTGCTGAAGTACCTGCCGAACATGGCGGCGGCGCACATCTCGATGGCGTTCAACTGCCAGGGGCCGAACAACACGGTCGTGACCGCGTGCGTCGCGGGCACCCAGGCCGTTGGGGAGGGGTTCCGGCTGATCGCCCGCGGCGACGCGGACGTGATGCTGTGCGGCGGCGCCGACAGCCGCATCGACCCGCTGATGCTGCTGGCGTACACGTCGCTGGGGACGCTGAGCAAGTCGAACGGGCGCGCCCCGGAGGAGCGGTCGCGGCCGTTCGACCGGCTCCGCGACGGGTTCGTGATCAGCGAGGGCGCCGCGGTTCTCGTGCTCGAAGACTACGAGCGGGCGAAGGCCCGCAACGCCCCGATCTACGCCGAGGTCAAGGGCTGGGGCAGCACCTTCGACGCCTACTCCGTCACGAAGCCCGACCCGGAAGGGCGCGGGGGCGCGCGCGCGATCCAGGCCGCGCTGACGGAAGCGGAAGTCGACTTCCGCGACGTCGGGTACATCAACGCGCACGGCACCAGCACGAAGCTGAACGACCTGATGGAAACGGCGGCCGTGAAGCGGGTGTTCGGGGACCACGCCCGCGAAGTACAGTTGTCGTCGATCAAGTCGATGATCGGGCACTCGATCGGCGCGAGCGGCGCCATCGAAGCGGCGGCGCTCGCGATGAGCCTGAAGACGCAGGTGTACCCGCCGACGATCAACCTGAAGAACCCGGACCCGGGGTGCGACCTGGACTACATCCCGAACACGGCGCGCGAGGCGCGGGTGCGGTACGGGCTCTCCACCAGCTTCGGGTTCGGCGGCCAGAACGGCGCGCTGGTGATGGCCGCGGTCTGA
- a CDS encoding TIGR02996 domain-containing protein has translation MAHPEEVALYRAILADPHEDTARLVYADWLQENAEPAHADLIRTQCRLARTPPWGDGYAADRVRSGRLLRELGTRWCRAPGAPGTAEGFPTGFFVPSRGLAGGATAFLDPVPEARARDWFAHRPIASARFYFDPSAGDRRWLLTTDALPALRTLWLELGRFCPAELRPAIYRTLAETAARADLTRLELNGPVPSGGLERLVRSAHLPRLEVLSLTGSDFSDEQAFVLARKTNLPALRELTLSGENLTAPELTPAGAAALGRADWVSRLTAIRLGGHAALGGDGLKALLGGTRPDLRTLEVRNCHGAHPAVAELVAGPGVPGLRELAVSGQWAAAHWKSLTGGPQELLSLTVWGHLSTGRPAKAFFDRPALRDLRRLELFDAELEPPALGRLVQSPLTESLRWLTFKAGDKADAIGVLLSGRPWPHLEYLQIDNTLSAESLLALIASDRFPRLVGIKAWIGVGADGFVERLSKLPAAARLRELDLGRGLALTPRTATALADSPHLGDIDRLYVSSSGAAAGAYHQRLVERYGARVELV, from the coding sequence ATGGCACACCCCGAGGAGGTCGCGCTGTACCGAGCGATCCTGGCGGACCCGCACGAGGACACCGCGCGGCTCGTGTACGCCGATTGGCTCCAAGAGAACGCCGAGCCCGCGCACGCGGACCTCATCCGCACCCAGTGCCGGCTCGCGCGCACGCCCCCGTGGGGCGACGGGTACGCCGCCGACCGCGTTCGGAGCGGCCGGTTGCTCCGCGAACTCGGTACGAGGTGGTGCCGGGCGCCCGGCGCGCCGGGAACGGCCGAAGGGTTCCCGACCGGGTTCTTCGTCCCGAGCCGCGGGCTCGCGGGCGGGGCCACCGCCTTTCTGGACCCGGTGCCCGAAGCGCGCGCCCGGGACTGGTTCGCGCACCGACCGATCGCGTCGGCCCGGTTCTACTTCGACCCGAGCGCGGGGGACCGGCGCTGGCTGCTGACGACCGACGCGCTGCCGGCCCTGCGGACTTTGTGGCTGGAACTCGGCCGGTTCTGCCCCGCGGAACTGCGCCCGGCGATCTACCGCACGCTGGCCGAGACGGCGGCCCGCGCCGACCTCACCCGGTTGGAACTGAACGGGCCGGTCCCGTCCGGCGGGTTGGAGCGCCTGGTCCGGTCCGCGCACCTGCCGCGTCTCGAGGTGCTGTCGCTGACCGGTTCCGATTTCAGTGACGAGCAGGCCTTCGTCCTCGCTCGGAAAACGAACCTGCCCGCGCTGCGCGAGCTTACGCTTTCGGGAGAGAACCTGACGGCGCCGGAGCTGACGCCCGCCGGGGCGGCGGCCCTGGGGCGCGCGGACTGGGTGTCGCGGCTCACCGCCATCCGGCTCGGGGGGCACGCGGCGCTAGGGGGCGACGGGCTGAAGGCGCTCCTCGGCGGCACGCGCCCGGATCTTCGCACGCTCGAGGTGCGAAACTGCCACGGCGCGCACCCGGCGGTGGCCGAACTGGTTGCCGGTCCGGGGGTGCCGGGGCTCCGCGAACTCGCCGTGTCGGGCCAGTGGGCCGCCGCGCACTGGAAGTCCCTGACCGGCGGGCCGCAGGAGCTGCTTTCACTCACGGTGTGGGGGCACCTATCAACCGGGCGACCGGCCAAGGCGTTCTTCGACCGTCCGGCGCTCCGCGACCTGCGGCGGCTGGAGCTGTTTGATGCGGAGCTGGAACCCCCGGCGCTGGGCCGCCTCGTCCAGTCGCCGCTGACGGAATCGCTGCGGTGGCTGACGTTCAAAGCGGGGGATAAGGCTGACGCGATTGGCGTGCTGCTGAGCGGGCGCCCGTGGCCGCACCTGGAGTACCTGCAAATCGACAACACGCTGTCGGCGGAATCGCTACTCGCGCTGATCGCGAGTGACAGGTTCCCACGACTCGTTGGAATCAAGGCGTGGATCGGTGTCGGTGCCGACGGGTTCGTCGAAAGGCTGTCGAAGCTCCCGGCCGCGGCGCGGCTCCGCGAACTGGACCTCGGCCGCGGGCTGGCGCTGACCCCGCGCACGGCGACCGCGCTGGCCGACTCGCCACACCTGGGCGACATCGACCGGTTGTACGTGAGCAGCAGCGGAGCGGCGGCCGGGGCCTACCACCAGCGGCTCGTCGAGCGCTACGGCGCTCGTGTCGAGCTGGTGTAA
- a CDS encoding pirin family protein — protein MLTIRKGTDRGVTRYGGWLDSRHTFSFGEYQDPKHHQFRALRVINDDRVAPGGGFPTHPHRDMEILTCVLSGALEHADSMGNGEVIRANEWQAMTAGTGLTHSEFNPSDEEPVHLLQIWLLPDRRGHKPGYQQKVFTDTDKSGKWALVASPDGANGSLTIHQDARVYQTKLRGEGVRHELAAGRAAFVHVATGTATVNGKELVAGDAVAVEHEREVTVSGNGEVLLFDLA, from the coding sequence ATGCTCACGATTCGTAAAGGGACCGACCGCGGGGTCACACGCTACGGCGGCTGGCTCGACAGCCGGCACACGTTCTCGTTCGGCGAGTACCAGGACCCCAAGCACCACCAGTTCCGCGCGCTGCGGGTCATTAACGACGACCGGGTCGCGCCGGGCGGCGGGTTCCCCACGCACCCGCACCGCGACATGGAGATCCTGACCTGTGTGCTGTCGGGGGCGCTCGAGCACGCCGACAGCATGGGCAACGGCGAAGTGATCCGGGCCAACGAGTGGCAGGCGATGACCGCCGGCACCGGGTTAACGCACAGCGAGTTCAACCCGTCCGACGAGGAGCCCGTCCACCTGCTCCAGATCTGGCTGTTGCCGGACCGCCGCGGGCACAAGCCCGGGTACCAGCAGAAGGTGTTCACCGACACCGACAAGAGCGGGAAATGGGCGCTGGTGGCGTCCCCGGACGGGGCGAACGGCTCGCTGACGATTCACCAGGACGCTCGCGTGTACCAGACCAAGCTGCGCGGGGAGGGCGTCCGTCACGAGTTGGCTGCTGGCCGCGCCGCGTTCGTCCACGTCGCCACCGGGACGGCGACCGTCAACGGCAAGGAACTCGTCGCGGGTGACGCGGTCGCGGTTGAACACGAGCGCGAGGTAACCGTATCGGGTAACGGTGAAGTGCTCCTGTTCGATCTGGCGTAG
- a CDS encoding PQQ-binding-like beta-propeller repeat protein produces MRAALVLTLSLSTALSAPAADAWPGFRGTGESVAKGAYPTAWGPKDGLAWTADLPGYGQSSPVVWDGTVYLTAVEGDNREKGYVVALDAKTGKEKWRHTFEPTQKAKWSYTISRAAPTPCVDADGVYCFFEGGNLIALTHAGKVRWARDLVKEYGEFQGGHGIGSSLAQTEDAVFVLIDHRGPSYLLAVKKVDGENKWKVGREQKGGWASPVVATRNGSPEVIASSAGTVIGYAADTGKELWKLDNVVGNTIPSASVIGDRVLFGGGTSRSKEESPAGAKSNGCLKLVSKDGKPTFEPAWAARAGVSNYATPLGYEGVAYFVNQVGVVYAHDLATGKELFAERTDGACWASPVGAGGHVYFFGKDGTTSVLKAGKEFDQIASNKLWETKAKPTPAGGKKDAPGDKKDAPGGEYGDPIVYGVAAADGAFYIRTGAQLFKVTK; encoded by the coding sequence ATGCGCGCCGCACTCGTACTCACGCTCTCACTCTCGACCGCACTGTCCGCCCCGGCGGCCGACGCTTGGCCCGGCTTCCGTGGCACCGGCGAGTCCGTTGCTAAAGGCGCGTACCCCACCGCGTGGGGTCCCAAAGACGGGCTCGCGTGGACCGCGGACCTGCCCGGCTACGGCCAGTCCTCTCCGGTGGTGTGGGACGGCACCGTCTACCTGACCGCCGTGGAAGGGGACAACCGCGAAAAGGGGTACGTGGTCGCGCTCGACGCCAAGACCGGCAAGGAGAAGTGGCGGCACACCTTCGAGCCCACTCAGAAGGCAAAGTGGAGCTACACCATCAGCCGCGCCGCCCCCACCCCGTGCGTCGACGCGGACGGGGTGTACTGCTTCTTCGAGGGCGGGAACCTGATCGCGCTGACCCACGCCGGCAAGGTGCGCTGGGCGCGCGACCTCGTGAAGGAGTACGGCGAGTTCCAGGGCGGTCACGGGATCGGCAGCTCGCTGGCACAGACCGAAGACGCCGTGTTCGTTCTCATCGACCACCGCGGGCCGTCGTACCTGCTGGCGGTCAAAAAGGTGGACGGCGAAAACAAATGGAAGGTGGGGCGCGAGCAGAAGGGCGGCTGGGCGTCTCCCGTCGTCGCCACCCGGAACGGGAGCCCCGAGGTGATCGCTAGCAGCGCGGGTACGGTGATCGGCTACGCCGCCGACACCGGCAAGGAACTGTGGAAGCTCGACAACGTGGTCGGGAACACGATCCCGTCGGCGTCGGTGATTGGCGACCGGGTGCTGTTCGGCGGCGGCACGAGCCGGTCGAAGGAGGAATCGCCCGCCGGGGCCAAGAGCAACGGGTGCCTGAAATTGGTCTCGAAGGACGGCAAGCCGACGTTTGAACCCGCGTGGGCCGCAAGGGCGGGCGTCTCGAACTACGCCACCCCGCTGGGGTACGAAGGCGTCGCGTACTTCGTGAACCAGGTGGGCGTGGTGTACGCGCACGACCTCGCGACCGGCAAGGAGCTGTTCGCCGAGCGCACCGACGGCGCGTGCTGGGCCTCGCCGGTCGGCGCCGGCGGGCACGTGTACTTCTTCGGCAAGGACGGCACCACCAGCGTGCTGAAGGCCGGCAAGGAGTTCGATCAGATCGCATCGAACAAGCTCTGGGAAACGAAGGCAAAACCGACGCCGGCCGGTGGCAAGAAAGACGCGCCCGGTGACAAGAAGGATGCGCCCGGCGGTGAGTACGGCGACCCGATCGTGTACGGGGTTGCCGCGGCCGACGGCGCGTTCTACATCCGTACCGGCGCGCAACTGTTCAAGGTCACGAAGTAG